In a single window of the Nicotiana tomentosiformis chromosome 8, ASM39032v3, whole genome shotgun sequence genome:
- the LOC138898184 gene encoding uncharacterized protein — protein MATLTKGISYVSVYFSRLRELWDEYETLDPPPTWGCPESKRHIERYQLQKLYQFLTGLDESYENAKNQVLMTRTLPNINQANAMIINVESQRMHGKGASSLTDNNEVASKMSNKPYNSNYNGGYNNNGGFNTNNYSEGFKPRNSFGKSRIYCEYCKGKGHTKDNYYKLHGYLREFKNRKRGGPSNTHENSVTSAGNQIPQSHNQSAPHASPANFFTQEQYNHILQLLNKGQEAELEANAANCRDNIKKVAIKHKGVASFFKDNPVQNILHIPDFRYNLLSVSKIINELQCLVAFYPSFCIVQDLSSEKVLGTGKEEFRLYILKANGRPVSVQQVLHKQIFTSFPTVNITSDACN, from the exons ATGGCCACCTTAACTAAGGGAATCTCTTACGTTTCTGTATATTTCTCTAGACTTAGAGAGTTGTGGGATGAGTATGAAACTCTAGATCCTCCACCTACTTGGGGATGTCCTGAATCTAAGAGGCATATTGAACGTTATCAGCTGCAGAAACTATATCAATTTTTGACTGGTTTGGATGAGTCCTATGAGAATGCTAAGAATCAGGTTTTAATGACTAGGACATTGCCTAACATAAATCAAGCCAATGCCATGATTATCAATGTGGAGAGTCAAAGAATGCATGGGAAAGGTGCTTCTTCCTTAACTGATAATAATGAAGTTGCATCAAAGATGAGCAATAAGCCGTACAATAGTAACTATAATGGAGGTTACAACAACAATGGAGGATTCAATACTAATAACTACAGTGAAGGTTTTAAGCCTAGGAATTCATTTGGAAAATCTAGGATTTACTGTGAGTACTGCAAAGGCAAAGGGCATACCAAAGACAACTATTACAAACTGCATGGTTATCTTCGAGAATTCAAAAATAGAAAGAGAGGAGGTCCTTCCAATACTCATGAAAATAGTGTTACAAGTGCTGGAAATCAAATTCCTCAGTCACACAATCAATCAGCTCCACATGCTTCACCAGCTAACTTCTTCACTCAGGAGCAGTACAATCATATCCTTCAGCTACTAAACAAAGGACAAGAGGCTGAACTTGAagcaaatgctgcaaactgtagGGACAACAT AAAGAAAGTAGCTATTAAACATAAAGGAGTTGCATCATTTTTCAAGGATAATCCAGTTCAGAATATCCTTCATATTCCAGATTTCAGATATAATTTACTCTCAGTTTCAAAGATCATAAATGAGTTACAATGTTTAGTAGCTTTCTATCCTTCTTTTTGTATCGTTCAGGATCTCTCAAGTGAGAAGGTGTTGGGGACTGGTAAAGAAGAATTTAGACTCTACATTCTGAAGGCAAATGGAAGACCAGTGTCTGTACAGCAAGTGCTTCATAAGCAAATCTTTACTTCTTTTCCAACTGTAAATATCACTTCTGATGCATGCAATTAA